The window GCGCCGACGTCGATGCCGCGCGTCGGCTCGTCAAGGATCAGCACCTGCGGGTCGGCGAAGAGCCATTTGCTCAGCACGACCTTCTGCTGGTTGCCGCCGGACAGGTTGACGGCCTGCTGATAGACGCTGGGGCTGCGGATCCTGAGCTTGGCCCGATAGTCGTTGGCGACCGCAAGCTCGCGCATGTCGTCGATCACACCGCGCTCGGCGACGCCCGCCAGATTGGCGAGGGTGATGTTCTGGCGAATGTCCTCTTCGAGGACGAGGCCGAGGGATTTACGATCCTCCGTCGCGTAGGCAAGGCCACTGGCGATGGCGCGCTCAACCGTGCCGACATCGATCGTCTTGCCGGCGAGCTTCGCCGTGCCGCTGATCTTCTGGCCATAGGAGCGGCCGAACAGGCTCATGGCGAATTCGGTGCGCCCTGCCCCCATCAGCCCGGCGATGCCGACGATCTCGCCGCGGCGAATGGTGAGGTTGACGTTCTTCACCACCTGCCGCTCGGCATGGATCGGATGATGCGCCGTCCAGTTCTCGACCTCGAACAGGACTTCGCCGGGATGGCTCTCCCGCCTGGGGTAGCGATCGGCCATCTCGCGCCCGACCATGCCCTTGATGATGCGGTCCTCGCTGACCGCCTGCGCGCGGCAGTCGAGCGTCTCGACCGTCGCACCGTCACGCAGCACGGTGATCGCGTCGGCGACCTTGGCGATCTCATTGAGCTTGTGCGAGATCAGGATCGAGGAGATGCCCTGCCGCTTGAATTCGAGCAGGAGTTCGAGCAGGGCGTCGCTGTCGCTTTCGTTCAGGCTCGCGGTCGGCTCGTCGAGGATGAGCAGTCTGACCTTCTTCGACAGCGCCTTGGCGATCTCGACCAACTGCTGCTTGCCGACGCCGAGAGTGGTGACCAGCGTCTCCGGCTTCTCTCTCAGTCCGACCTTGGCGAGCAGCTCCTTGGCGCGGGCCGAAACCGCCGACCAGTCGATGACGCCGTGGTTCGCCTGCTCGTTGCCGAGGAAGATGTTCTCGGCGATCGAAAGCAGCGGCACCAGAGCGAGCTCCTGGTGGATGATGATGATGCCGAGGGTCTCGCTGTCGGCGATGCCACGGAACTGGCGCTCCTGACCGTCGAAATGGATCGCGCCGGAATAGGAGCCGTGCGGATAGACGCCGCTCAACACCTTCATCAAGGTCGACTTGCCGGCACCGTTCTCGCCGACCAGAGCGTGGATCTCGCCTGCCCTGACGGTCAGGTTGACGTTGTCGAGCGCGTGCACGCCCGGAAACGTCTTGGTGATCCCGCGCATGTCGAGAATCGCTTGCATCAATCCATCCCGCAGCGAGGGGGCGCGGGCGAACAGGCGCCCGCGCGGAGATGGCGAATGGATCCGGCGCGGCGAGCGCGCGCCGGCGCGGCTCACTTCACCTGGTTCTCGGTGTAGTAGCCGCTGGCGATCAGCGTCTCCTTCCAGTTCGACGCATCGACGCTGACCGGCTTCAGCAGATAGGACGGCACGGTCTTGACGCCGTTCTCATAGGTCTTGGTATCGTTGACCTCGACTTCCTTGCCCGAGAGCGAGGCGTCGACCATGTTCGCCGCGATCTTGGCTAGCTCGCGCGTGTCCTTGAACACGGTCGAGGTCTGCTCCTTGTTCAGGATCGACTTGACCGACTGGACCTCGGCATCCTGCCCGGTGATCACCGGCATGGCCTGCTTGCCGCTGCCATAGCCGACGCCCTTGAGCGAGGAGATGATGCCGATGCTCAGGCCGTCATAGGGCGAGAGTACGGCGTCGACGCGCTTGTCGGCGTAGTAGGCGCTGAGCAGGTTGTCCATGCGGGCCTGGGCGACCGCGCCGTCCCAGCGCAGCGTCGAGACCTTGTCCATGCCGAGCTGGCCGCTGCGCACCACGAGCTTGCCGCTCTTGATGTAGGGCTCCAGCACCGACATGGCGCCGTTGTAGAAGAAATAGGCGTTGTTGTCGTCGGGCGAGCCGCCGAAGAGCTCGATGTTGAAGGGCCCTTTGCCTTCCTTGAGACCGAGCGCCTTCTCGATATACCCGGCCTGCAGCACGCCGACCTGGAAATTGTCGAAGGTCGCGTAGTAGTCGACATTCTTGGAATTACGGATCAGGCGGTCATAGGCGATCACCTTGACGCCCTTGCTCGCCGCCTGCTGCAACGCGTCAGACAGGGTGGTACCGTCGATAGCGGCAATAACCAGCACCTTGACGCCCTTGGTGATCATGTTTTCGATCTGGGCGAGCTGGTTCGGGATGTCGTCATCCGCATATTGCAGATCGACGGCGTAACCCTTTTCCTTGAGCGACTTCACCATGTTGTCGCCGTCGGCGATCCAACGCGCCGAGGATTTGGTCGGCATCGAGACGCCGATCGTGCCCTTCTGCTGGGCCTGGGCCAGCGGTGCAAAAGCGAAAGCGCCAAGGGCAAGCGCCATCATCCATCGGATTGCCTTCATGCGTCTTCTCCCAGATTGCTCTGTGGCTCGACTCTTTGGTCGATCAATCCAATTAGTCATATAATATGCCATCGGATGCTGCCATCTGGGCAGAGCCTGCAGCGCCTGTCAATCGTCTGCGCTTCTCCCGCGACGTAGCTCAAGGGATGATCGCGCTTGTCGCTCCCAGCAGATCGACACCAATGAAAGAAAACTTCCGTGAGCGTCCCTTATCGGTCGAGCCGCCTGTTCAGGCGCACATCGCGATGGCGTCGTCCCGAGTCTCGCAGACCGTAAGGATCTGCAGGAAGCCGCTGATCGCAAAGACCTCCTTCACCGAGGGCGCGAGGCCGGCCAGGACGACCCGGCCGCCGATCTCCTTCATGCGCTTGGCGACGACGAGGAAAACGCGCAGGCCGGCACTGGAGACATAGCTCAGCCCCGAGCAATCGAGCACGAGGCGCGTAGCCCCGTCCCGGATCTCGGCCACGATGGCGGCTTCCGTCTCGGTCGCGTTGATGCTGTCGAGCCGACCTGTAAGCGACAGGACGCGCATCTCGCCGATGGTCTGCGACTCCATCATGAGCCGTTGCTCTCCTGTGGCGGCGGATAAGGCCGGAACTGTTCGTTCAGGGTTGAATTCCGGCAGCCGTCACCGGTTGCGGCGGCAAGAGAAGGGTCAGCGTGATGACGTTGCGATCATCGTCGCGGCGGTAATCCACCTCATCGATCAGCGTACGGACGAAATGGATGCCGAGACCACCGATCTTCCGGTCCTCCAGCGCAGCGGCCGTGTCAGGCTCCAACATCGAAAGTGGGTCGAAGGCCGCGGCGCTGTCGATCAACTTCACCACGACGCGGTCGTCATGGCGGCGCATCTCGATGTCGATGACGCCGTCCTTCTGCTCGGCATAGCCATAGGCGATCGTGTTGGTGATCAGCTCGTCCAGCGCGAGGTTGAGCTTGAAGATCATCGGCTGCGGCAGCTGAAGCGAATCGGCCAGATAATCGATCGCATCGGCGAGGCGCCGAATTTCATGCGTGTCGCTGCGAAGGACGACATGGATACCGCGCGCCAGCATTCAACGCCCTTCGATCGGCGATCATCATTCGCCTGTGACGCTAGGGGCCGATTGCGAAACTACGTTGACATCGATCAGGCCGACAGTGCCTTCCTCTTTCTGTCATCGATGCCGCTTTACTGTGTCCCGTATGGACACCCACAGCCTCGCCTCCCCCGACCTGTTCGCCCGGCGCCTGCGCGACCTCTGCGGTGAGCTCGCCCGCGGCGACTACGACAATATCGACAGCCTCTTCGCCATGACGGCAGATGTCGATGCGCCTGAGACCGTGCGCGAGCTCGCCGAGGCCTTCGGCAGCATGGCCGTGCAAATCGAGGCGCGCGAGTTCCGGCTCGGCGGGATGCTGGCGGAGCTCAAGGAGGCCAATCGACGGCTGGAGGACGCCAACCGCAACATCGCCAGCGAGAACGCCGACCTCAAGACCAAGGTGCAGCGCCTCGCCATCGAGATCGACCAGACGCGCAAGGAGCGCGAGGTCGAAGCCATCGTCGAGACCGACTATTTCAGGGCACTGCAGGAGCGTGCCCAGGCAATGCGGCAACGGCGCGAAGCCGGCAGCCCGGAGAAGGGCGAGCGGGCATGACCATCATCGTCTCGACGCATTCCTACCGGGGAGGCACCGGCAAATCCAACACGACGGCGAACATCGCCGCCCAGCTGGCACGGCGCGGGCGGCGCGTCGCCATCGTCGACACCGATATCCAGTCGCCGGGCATCCACGTCCTGTTCGGCATCGAGCCGGATCGGCTGCGCTATACGCTCAATGATTATCTCTGGGGGCGCTGCCGGATCGAGGAAGCCGCTCACGACGTCACCGACCGGCTGGCCGAGGCGGTCGCGGGTGCGGCGGGCGGAACCGTCATGCTGGTGCCGTCGAGCATACGCCCCGGCGAGATCGCGCGGGTCGTCAAGGAAGGCTACGACGTCAACCTGCTCAATGACGGCTTTCAGGACCTATCCCGCGCACTGGCGCTGGACTACCTGCTGATCGACACCCATCCCGGCGTCAACGAGGAGACGCTGCTCTCGATCGCGATCTCCGACACGCTCCTGCTCGTGCTGCGGCCCGACCATCAGGATTATCAGGGCACCGCCGTCACGCTCGACCTCGCCCGCAGGCTCGGCGTGCCGCAGTTGCTGCTGATCGTCAACAAGGTGCTGCCCTCGCTCGATTTCCGCGAGCTCTCCGACCGGATCGCCAGCACCTATCGCGTGCCGGTGGCGGCGGTGCTGCCACTCAGCGAGGACATGGTCAGGCTCGGCAGCGGCGGGCTCTATTCGCTGCTCGCGCCGACATCGGCCTATGCCGACGGCATTGCCGCGATCACGGCCCTGGTCGACAGCGATCGCTAGCCACTCAGCCGAACAGCGTCCGCGCGAAAGCCGAGGCGTCGGCCGGACGCTGCTCGCGCTCGAAGGCTAGCGCTGTCGTCACCGCCAACCAGACCCTGTCCTCGACATCGACGGGCCTCAGCGGCGCCAAGCTCTGCTCCCGCGCCTCGATCGCCGCCTTGCCGTCGAAGGGGTGGCGTCCGGCGAGCAGCTCATAGCTGATGCAGCCCAG is drawn from Bosea sp. Tri-49 and contains these coding sequences:
- the mmsA gene encoding multiple monosaccharide ABC transporter ATP-binding protein; its protein translation is MQAILDMRGITKTFPGVHALDNVNLTVRAGEIHALVGENGAGKSTLMKVLSGVYPHGSYSGAIHFDGQERQFRGIADSETLGIIIIHQELALVPLLSIAENIFLGNEQANHGVIDWSAVSARAKELLAKVGLREKPETLVTTLGVGKQQLVEIAKALSKKVRLLILDEPTASLNESDSDALLELLLEFKRQGISSILISHKLNEIAKVADAITVLRDGATVETLDCRAQAVSEDRIIKGMVGREMADRYPRRESHPGEVLFEVENWTAHHPIHAERQVVKNVNLTIRRGEIVGIAGLMGAGRTEFAMSLFGRSYGQKISGTAKLAGKTIDVGTVERAIASGLAYATEDRKSLGLVLEEDIRQNITLANLAGVAERGVIDDMRELAVANDYRAKLRIRSPSVYQQAVNLSGGNQQKVVLSKWLFADPQVLILDEPTRGIDVGAKYEIYTIINQLAEAGKAVLMISSEMPELLGMCDRIYVMNEGAFVAELDAAEASQEKIMQAIMRSGRR
- the chvE gene encoding multiple monosaccharide ABC transporter substrate-binding protein, giving the protein MKAIRWMMALALGAFAFAPLAQAQQKGTIGVSMPTKSSARWIADGDNMVKSLKEKGYAVDLQYADDDIPNQLAQIENMITKGVKVLVIAAIDGTTLSDALQQAASKGVKVIAYDRLIRNSKNVDYYATFDNFQVGVLQAGYIEKALGLKEGKGPFNIELFGGSPDDNNAYFFYNGAMSVLEPYIKSGKLVVRSGQLGMDKVSTLRWDGAVAQARMDNLLSAYYADKRVDAVLSPYDGLSIGIISSLKGVGYGSGKQAMPVITGQDAEVQSVKSILNKEQTSTVFKDTRELAKIAANMVDASLSGKEVEVNDTKTYENGVKTVPSYLLKPVSVDASNWKETLIASGYYTENQVK
- a CDS encoding STAS domain-containing protein → MMESQTIGEMRVLSLTGRLDSINATETEAAIVAEIRDGATRLVLDCSGLSYVSSAGLRVFLVVAKRMKEIGGRVVLAGLAPSVKEVFAISGFLQILTVCETRDDAIAMCA
- a CDS encoding ATP-binding protein, with product MLARGIHVVLRSDTHEIRRLADAIDYLADSLQLPQPMIFKLNLALDELITNTIAYGYAEQKDGVIDIEMRRHDDRVVVKLIDSAAAFDPLSMLEPDTAAALEDRKIGGLGIHFVRTLIDEVDYRRDDDRNVITLTLLLPPQPVTAAGIQP
- a CDS encoding MinD/ParA family ATP-binding protein; its protein translation is MTIIVSTHSYRGGTGKSNTTANIAAQLARRGRRVAIVDTDIQSPGIHVLFGIEPDRLRYTLNDYLWGRCRIEEAAHDVTDRLAEAVAGAAGGTVMLVPSSIRPGEIARVVKEGYDVNLLNDGFQDLSRALALDYLLIDTHPGVNEETLLSIAISDTLLLVLRPDHQDYQGTAVTLDLARRLGVPQLLLIVNKVLPSLDFRELSDRIASTYRVPVAAVLPLSEDMVRLGSGGLYSLLAPTSAYADGIAAITALVDSDR